The Euphorbia lathyris chromosome 8, ddEupLath1.1, whole genome shotgun sequence genome has a window encoding:
- the LOC136202037 gene encoding polyamine oxidase 3, producing MTLSLSPSIPFSSSSSSSSLHSFSTKKNFSVRFQSQSHRQTGVIVIGAGLAGLAAATKLKSENIPFLLLESSDGVGGRVRTDNVDGFLLDRGFQIFITGYPEAQKLLDYQALDLQKFYSGARIYFDNQFHTVADPLRHFSDAVQSLTNPIGSVIDKLLIASTRIQVLTKSDDEILSDNEVSTIDLLRRIGFSDSIIRRFFQPFFGGIFFDRELETTSRLFNFIFKCLALGDNTLPAKGIGAIPNQLAAKLPPGTILLNTKVASIDFNESSSNATPSVTLQNGEIINSEIGVIIVVEEPEADKLLAGMNIKQVHRKPARSTVCVYFSSDPDKIPVKDPALFLNGSGKGIVNNMYFATNVATSYGPPGKALVSVSLIGLFDEVSDDNLTDEIVKEMCDWFGDSMVKTWKHLRTYRVRFAQPNQCPPSDLMKNSKVGSGLSLCGDYMTSATFDGALVSGRKAVEALIRDRVLSRV from the coding sequence ATGACTCTTTCACTCTCTCCATCTATCcccttctcctcctcttcttcttcttcttctcttcattCATTTTCAACCAAAAAGAACTTCTCCGTCAGATTCCAATCCCAATCTCATCGTCAAACCGGAGTCATTGTCATCGGTGCCGGCCTTGCTGGTCTAGCAGCGGCAACCAAGCTCAAATCTGAGAACATTCCGTTCCTTCTCTTAGAATCTTCCGACGGAGTTGGTGGCCGTGTCCGTACTGATAACGTAGACGGTTTTCTCCTCGACCGCGGCTTTCAAATCTTCATCACTGGCTATCCAGAGGCTCAGAAACTCCTCGATTATCAAGCGTTGGATTTACAGAAATTTTACTCCGGTGCTCGGATTTACTTCGATAATCAGTTCCACACCGTCGCCGATCCTTTACGTCACTTTTCGGATGCCGTTCAGTCCTTAACCAATCCAATAGGCTCTGTTATCGATAAACTACTCATCGCATCAACGAGAATTCAGGTATTGACGAAATCTGATGATGAAATTCTTAGCGATAATGAAGTTTCCACCATTGATCTACTTAGGAGAATTGGATTTTCAGATTCGATTATTCGCCGGttcttccagccattcttcggcGGAATTTTCTTCGACAGAGAGCTTGAAACAACGTCGAGATTGTTCAATTTCATCTTCAAGTGTCTAGCTCTTGGGGACAATACACTTCCAGCAAAGGGAATCGGAGCTATCCCTAACCAGTTAGCAGCAAAACTGCCTCCAGGTACCATTCTCTTAAACACAAAAGTAGCTTCCATTGATTTCAATGAATCATCATCAAATGCAACGCCGAGTGTAACATTACAAAACGGAGAAATTATAAATAGCGAAATCGGAGTAATCATCGTGGTTGAAGAACCGGAGGCGGATAAGCTTTTAGCAGGAATGAACATTAAACAGGTACATAGAAAACCAGCTCGGAGTACAGTATGCGTGTATTTCTCATCAGATCCGGATAAAATCCCGGTTAAAGATCCGGCACTGTTTCTCAACGGGTCAGGCAAGGGAATAGTGAACAACATGTACTTTGCAACGAATGTAGCAACGTCGTATGGTCCGCCGGGGAAGGCGTTAGTATCAGTGTCGTTGATTGGATTATTTGATGAAGTTTCAGATGATAATCTGACGGATGAGATTGTGAAGGAGATGTGTGATTGGTTTGGTGATTCAATGGTGAAAACATGGAAGCATTTGAGAACGTATAGGGTTAGATTTGCACAGCCAAATCAATGTCCACCGTCTGATTTGATGAAAAATTCAAAGGTTGGGTCAGGTTTATCTTTGTGTGGTGATTATATGACTTCTGCTACGTTTGATGGTGCTCTGGTATCAGGACGAAAAGCAGTTGAAGCTTTGATTAGAGATAGAGTATTAAGTAgagtctaa